Proteins encoded together in one Prunus dulcis chromosome 3, ALMONDv2, whole genome shotgun sequence window:
- the LOC117620735 gene encoding calcium-transporting ATPase 9, plasma membrane-type-like isoform X1, with protein sequence MAASRGSSSSTNGLLPASLSGRNHPDMEAGARVGLETEFDDDAAAANDVPSTTDPFDIANTKNAPPETLKRWRQAALVLNASRRFRYTMDLKKEEEKENRRRMIRSHAQVIRAALLFRLAGEREHGLGTTVAPPTPSGDYGIALEQLVSLTRENNFNALQQYGGAKGISALLKTNLEKGVDEDEMDVERRKNVFGSNTYPRKKGRSFLGFLWEAWQDLTLIILIIAAVVSLVLGIKTEGLAEGWYDGSSIFFAVFLVIVVTAISDYRQSLQFQNLNAEKENIQLEVMRGGRIVKISIFDIVVGDVIPLRIGDQVPADGILITGHSLAIDESSMTGESKIVHKDQKTPFLMSGCKVADGVGTMLVTGVGINTEWGLLMASISEDNGEETPLQVRLNGVATFIGIVGLSVAVLVLAVLWGRYFTGNSRDADGTVQFIAGQTSTGKAIDGAVKVFTIAVTIVVVAVPEGLPLAVTLTLAYSMKKMMADKALVRRLSACETMGSATTICSDKTGTLTLNQMTVVEAYVGKKKINLPDDSSQLHPQVSTLLSEGIAQNTTGNVFEPKQGGEVEISGSPTEKAILSWAVKLGMKFDFIRSESTVLHVFPFNSEKKRGGVALKQTDSKVHIHWKGAAEIVLASCTEYLDSNGCSQNINEDKEFFKAAIDDMAASSLRCVAIAYRSYELDKVPTEEEDLSQWALPEDNLVLLGIIGIKDPCRPGVKDAVRLCTEAGVKVRMVTGDNLQTAKAIALECGILVSLEDATEPNIIEGKTFRALSEKEREQVAKIITVMGRSSPNDKLLLVQALRKGGDVVAVTGDGTNDAPALHEADIGLSMGIQGTEVAKESSDIIILDDNFASVVKVVRWGRSVYANIQKFIQFQLTVNVAALVINVVAAVSSGRVPLNAVQLLWVNLIMDTLGALALATEPPTDNLMHRTPVGRREPLITNIMWRNLLIQAMYQVAVLLVLNFLGTSILGLQNETQKQATSVKNTIIFNAFVFCQIFNEFNARKPEEINIFSGVTKNYLFMGIIGITLVLQILIIMFLGKFTKTVRLSWQQWLICLGIAIVSWPLAVIGKLIPVSKTPLGEYFSRPIKRCRNSRNS encoded by the exons ATGGCCGCGTCCCGTGGTTCGTCGTCTTCTACGAACGGCTTGTTGCCGGCCTCGTTGTCAGGGAGGAACCACCCAGACATGGAGGCAGGGGCACGCGTCGGCCTCGAGACTGAGTTCGACGACGACGCCGCCGCAGCAAACGACGTGCCGTCCACCACCGATCCCTTCGACATTGCCAACACCAAGAACGCGCCTCCCGAGACGCTCAAGAGATGGAGG CAAGCGGCACTCGTGCTAAATGCTTCCCGACGATTCCGGTACACCATGGACttaaagaaagaggaagaaaaagaaaataggagGAGGATGATTAGATCCCATGCACAAGTCATAAGa GCAGCACTGCTATTCAGATTGGCTGGAGAAAGGGAACACG GGTTAGGCACAACAGTTGCACCCCCAACTCCAAGTGGTGATTATGGAATTGCACTAGAACAACTTGTTTCATTGACCAGGGAGAACAATTTTAACGCTCTACAGCAATATGGAGGG GCTAAAGGCATATCAGCATTGCTAAAAACAAACTTGGAGAAGGGAGTTGATGAGGACGAGATGGAtgtagaaagaagaaagaatgttTTTGGATCCAATACATATCCTCGGAAAAAAGGGCGGAGTTTCTTG GGGTTTCTTTGGGAAGCTTGGCAAGACTTAACTCTTATAATCTTGATCATAGCTGCAGTGGTGTCATTGGTTCTTGGAATAAAAACTGAG GGTCTTGCTGAAGGATGGTATGATGGATCAAGCATTTTCTTTGCTGTTTTCCTTGTTATAGTTGTTACAG CTATTAGTGATTATCGGCAATCTCTTcagtttcaaaatttaaatgcggaaaaggaaaatatacaACTGGAG GTCATGAGAGGTGGTAGAATAGTAAAGATTTCGATATTTGATATTGTGGTTGGTGATGTTATACCTCTCAGAATAGGCGATCAG GTCCCTGCTGATGGAATCTTAATAACTGGTCATTCTCTTGCCATTGATGAATCTAGCATGACTGGTGAAAGCAAGATT GTTCACAAGGATCAGAAGACACCTTTCTTAATGTCAGGTTGCAAAGTGGCTGATGGAGTGGGTACTATGCTG GTAACTGGTGTTGGAATCAACACTGAATGGGGATTGTTGATGGCAAGTATCTCAGAGGATAACGGCGAAGAAACTCCTTTACag GTGCGCTTGAATGGAGTTGCAACTTTTATTGGCATAGTTGGGCTTTCAGTAGCTGTTTTGGTGCTTGCTGTCCTGTGGGGCAG atACTTCACTGGAAATTCAAGAGATGCAGATGGAACCGTCCAATTTATAGCTGGCCAGACTAGCACTGGCAAAGCTATAGATGGAGCAGTAAAAGTGTTTACCATTGCC GTCACCATTGTGGTTGTTGCAGTTCCTGAAGGGCTACCTTTGGCTGTTACCCTGAC GCTAGCATACtcaatgaagaaaatgatggcAGATAAGGCATTG GTGCGTAGACTGTCAGCCTGTGAAACTATGGGCTCAGCAACAACAATATGTAGTGATAAAACTGGGACATTGACTTTGAACCAG ATGACTGTGGTTGAAGCATATGTTgggaaaaagaagataaatctGCCAGACGATTCCTCACAGTTGCATCCACAAGTTTCCACTCTGCTAAGTGAGGGCATTGCACAAAATACCACTGGCAACGTATTTGAGCCAAAG caGGGTGGTGAAGTAGAGATTTCTGGGTCTCCTACAGAAAAGGCTATACTTTCATGGGCAGTCAAG TTGGGGATGAAGTTTGATTTTATCAGATCAGAGTCTACGGTTCTTCATGTTTTCCCTTTCAACTCAGAGAAAAAGCGAGGTGGTGTTGCACTAAAACAG ACTGACTCTAAAGTTCATATACATTGGAAAGGGGCAGCAGAGATAGTTTTAGCCTCGTGTACAGAGTATCTTGACTCAAATGGTTGCTCGCAGAATATTAACGAAGATAAG GAATTTTTCAAGGCAGCTATTGATGACATGGCAGCAAGCAGTTTGCGATGTGTTGCCATTGCATACAGATCATATGAATTGGACAAAGTTCCAACTGAGGAAGAGGATTTAAGTCAATGGGCTTTACCAGAAGATAACCTTGTTTTGCTTGGTATTATTGGTATAAAG GATCCTTGTCGTCCTGGTGTTAAAGATGCAGTGAGACTATGCACAGAAGCTGGTGTTAAG GTACGGATGGTCACTGGAGACAATCTTCAGACTGCAAAAGCAATCGCATTAGAGTGTGGAATACTAGTTTCACTCGAAGATGCTACTGAGCCTAATATCATTGAAGGAAAAACATTCCGTGCATTAtctgaaaaagaaagggaacaAGTTGCCAAGATAATAACA GTAATGGGCAGATCTTCCCCTAATGACAAGTTGCTACTTGTGCAAGCATTACGTAAGGGTGGTGATGTTGTCGCAGTAACAGGAGATGGCACTAATGATGCTCCCGCACTTCATGAG GCAGATATTGGTCTTTCTATGGGCATTCAAGGAACTGAAGTTGCAAAAGAAAGTTCTGATATCATTATTTTGGATGATAACTTTGCTTCTGTTGTAAAG GTTGTTCGCTGGGGACGTTCTGTGTATGCAAATATTCAGAAATTTATCCAATTCCAACTTACTGTTAATGTTGCAGCTCTTGTAATTAATGTTGTGGCAGCGGTATCCTCTGGTCGTGTCCCATTAAATGCTGTACAG CTTCTGTGGGTTAACTTGATCATGGATACTCTAGGAGCACTTGCATTGGCTACTGAGCCACCTACAGACAACCTTATGCATAGAACACCAGTTGGCCGAAG GGAACCTCTTATAACGAACATCATGTGGAGGAACTTACTCATTCAG GCTATGTATCAAGTTGCTGTCCTCCTTGTCCTCAACTTTCTGGGAACTAGCATTCTTGGTCTGCAAAATGAGACCCAGAAGCAGGCCACTAGTGTGAAGAATACTATCATATTTAATGCATTTGTCTTCTGCCAA ATTTTTAACGAGTTCAATGCTCGAAAGCCTGAGGAAATAAATATCTTCAGTGGAGTGACTAAGAACTACCTCTTTATGGGAATAATAGGAATTACATTAGTACTTCAG ATACTGATCATTATGTTCCTCGGAAAGTTTACAAAAACAGTGAGACTATCATGGCAGCAATGGCTTATATGCTTGGGTATTGCCATTGTCAG TTGGCCTCTTGCTGTTATTGGAAAACTAATTCCGGTCTCGAAGACACCATTGGGCGAGTACTTCAGTCGGCCAATTAAGCGATGCAGAAATTCTCGTAACTCCTAA
- the LOC117620735 gene encoding calcium-transporting ATPase 9, plasma membrane-type-like isoform X2, which yields MAASRGSSSSTNGLLPASLSGRNHPDMEAGARVGLETEFDDDAAAANDVPSTTDPFDIANTKNAPPETLKRWRQAALVLNASRRFRYTMDLKKEEEKENRRRMIRSHAQVIRAALLFRLAGEREHGLGTTVAPPTPSGDYGIALEQLVSLTRENNFNALQQYGGAKGISALLKTNLEKGVDEDEMDVERRKNVFGSNTYPRKKGRSFLGFLWEAWQDLTLIILIIAAVVSLVLGIKTEGLAEGWYDGSSIFFAVFLVIVVTAISDYRQSLQFQNLNAEKENIQLEVMRGGRIVKISIFDIVVGDVIPLRIGDQVPADGILITGHSLAIDESSMTGESKIVHKDQKTPFLMSGCKVADGVGTMLVTGVGINTEWGLLMASISEDNGEETPLQVRLNGVATFIGIVGLSVAVLVLAVLWGRYFTGNSRDADGTVQFIAGQTSTGKAIDGAVKVFTIAVTIVVVAVPEGLPLAVTLTLAYSMKKMMADKALVRRLSACETMGSATTICSDKTGTLTLNQMTVVEAYVGKKKINLPDDSSQLHPQVSTLLSEGIAQNTTGNVFEPKGGEVEISGSPTEKAILSWAVKLGMKFDFIRSESTVLHVFPFNSEKKRGGVALKQTDSKVHIHWKGAAEIVLASCTEYLDSNGCSQNINEDKEFFKAAIDDMAASSLRCVAIAYRSYELDKVPTEEEDLSQWALPEDNLVLLGIIGIKDPCRPGVKDAVRLCTEAGVKVRMVTGDNLQTAKAIALECGILVSLEDATEPNIIEGKTFRALSEKEREQVAKIITVMGRSSPNDKLLLVQALRKGGDVVAVTGDGTNDAPALHEADIGLSMGIQGTEVAKESSDIIILDDNFASVVKVVRWGRSVYANIQKFIQFQLTVNVAALVINVVAAVSSGRVPLNAVQLLWVNLIMDTLGALALATEPPTDNLMHRTPVGRREPLITNIMWRNLLIQAMYQVAVLLVLNFLGTSILGLQNETQKQATSVKNTIIFNAFVFCQIFNEFNARKPEEINIFSGVTKNYLFMGIIGITLVLQILIIMFLGKFTKTVRLSWQQWLICLGIAIVSWPLAVIGKLIPVSKTPLGEYFSRPIKRCRNSRNS from the exons ATGGCCGCGTCCCGTGGTTCGTCGTCTTCTACGAACGGCTTGTTGCCGGCCTCGTTGTCAGGGAGGAACCACCCAGACATGGAGGCAGGGGCACGCGTCGGCCTCGAGACTGAGTTCGACGACGACGCCGCCGCAGCAAACGACGTGCCGTCCACCACCGATCCCTTCGACATTGCCAACACCAAGAACGCGCCTCCCGAGACGCTCAAGAGATGGAGG CAAGCGGCACTCGTGCTAAATGCTTCCCGACGATTCCGGTACACCATGGACttaaagaaagaggaagaaaaagaaaataggagGAGGATGATTAGATCCCATGCACAAGTCATAAGa GCAGCACTGCTATTCAGATTGGCTGGAGAAAGGGAACACG GGTTAGGCACAACAGTTGCACCCCCAACTCCAAGTGGTGATTATGGAATTGCACTAGAACAACTTGTTTCATTGACCAGGGAGAACAATTTTAACGCTCTACAGCAATATGGAGGG GCTAAAGGCATATCAGCATTGCTAAAAACAAACTTGGAGAAGGGAGTTGATGAGGACGAGATGGAtgtagaaagaagaaagaatgttTTTGGATCCAATACATATCCTCGGAAAAAAGGGCGGAGTTTCTTG GGGTTTCTTTGGGAAGCTTGGCAAGACTTAACTCTTATAATCTTGATCATAGCTGCAGTGGTGTCATTGGTTCTTGGAATAAAAACTGAG GGTCTTGCTGAAGGATGGTATGATGGATCAAGCATTTTCTTTGCTGTTTTCCTTGTTATAGTTGTTACAG CTATTAGTGATTATCGGCAATCTCTTcagtttcaaaatttaaatgcggaaaaggaaaatatacaACTGGAG GTCATGAGAGGTGGTAGAATAGTAAAGATTTCGATATTTGATATTGTGGTTGGTGATGTTATACCTCTCAGAATAGGCGATCAG GTCCCTGCTGATGGAATCTTAATAACTGGTCATTCTCTTGCCATTGATGAATCTAGCATGACTGGTGAAAGCAAGATT GTTCACAAGGATCAGAAGACACCTTTCTTAATGTCAGGTTGCAAAGTGGCTGATGGAGTGGGTACTATGCTG GTAACTGGTGTTGGAATCAACACTGAATGGGGATTGTTGATGGCAAGTATCTCAGAGGATAACGGCGAAGAAACTCCTTTACag GTGCGCTTGAATGGAGTTGCAACTTTTATTGGCATAGTTGGGCTTTCAGTAGCTGTTTTGGTGCTTGCTGTCCTGTGGGGCAG atACTTCACTGGAAATTCAAGAGATGCAGATGGAACCGTCCAATTTATAGCTGGCCAGACTAGCACTGGCAAAGCTATAGATGGAGCAGTAAAAGTGTTTACCATTGCC GTCACCATTGTGGTTGTTGCAGTTCCTGAAGGGCTACCTTTGGCTGTTACCCTGAC GCTAGCATACtcaatgaagaaaatgatggcAGATAAGGCATTG GTGCGTAGACTGTCAGCCTGTGAAACTATGGGCTCAGCAACAACAATATGTAGTGATAAAACTGGGACATTGACTTTGAACCAG ATGACTGTGGTTGAAGCATATGTTgggaaaaagaagataaatctGCCAGACGATTCCTCACAGTTGCATCCACAAGTTTCCACTCTGCTAAGTGAGGGCATTGCACAAAATACCACTGGCAACGTATTTGAGCCAAAG GGTGGTGAAGTAGAGATTTCTGGGTCTCCTACAGAAAAGGCTATACTTTCATGGGCAGTCAAG TTGGGGATGAAGTTTGATTTTATCAGATCAGAGTCTACGGTTCTTCATGTTTTCCCTTTCAACTCAGAGAAAAAGCGAGGTGGTGTTGCACTAAAACAG ACTGACTCTAAAGTTCATATACATTGGAAAGGGGCAGCAGAGATAGTTTTAGCCTCGTGTACAGAGTATCTTGACTCAAATGGTTGCTCGCAGAATATTAACGAAGATAAG GAATTTTTCAAGGCAGCTATTGATGACATGGCAGCAAGCAGTTTGCGATGTGTTGCCATTGCATACAGATCATATGAATTGGACAAAGTTCCAACTGAGGAAGAGGATTTAAGTCAATGGGCTTTACCAGAAGATAACCTTGTTTTGCTTGGTATTATTGGTATAAAG GATCCTTGTCGTCCTGGTGTTAAAGATGCAGTGAGACTATGCACAGAAGCTGGTGTTAAG GTACGGATGGTCACTGGAGACAATCTTCAGACTGCAAAAGCAATCGCATTAGAGTGTGGAATACTAGTTTCACTCGAAGATGCTACTGAGCCTAATATCATTGAAGGAAAAACATTCCGTGCATTAtctgaaaaagaaagggaacaAGTTGCCAAGATAATAACA GTAATGGGCAGATCTTCCCCTAATGACAAGTTGCTACTTGTGCAAGCATTACGTAAGGGTGGTGATGTTGTCGCAGTAACAGGAGATGGCACTAATGATGCTCCCGCACTTCATGAG GCAGATATTGGTCTTTCTATGGGCATTCAAGGAACTGAAGTTGCAAAAGAAAGTTCTGATATCATTATTTTGGATGATAACTTTGCTTCTGTTGTAAAG GTTGTTCGCTGGGGACGTTCTGTGTATGCAAATATTCAGAAATTTATCCAATTCCAACTTACTGTTAATGTTGCAGCTCTTGTAATTAATGTTGTGGCAGCGGTATCCTCTGGTCGTGTCCCATTAAATGCTGTACAG CTTCTGTGGGTTAACTTGATCATGGATACTCTAGGAGCACTTGCATTGGCTACTGAGCCACCTACAGACAACCTTATGCATAGAACACCAGTTGGCCGAAG GGAACCTCTTATAACGAACATCATGTGGAGGAACTTACTCATTCAG GCTATGTATCAAGTTGCTGTCCTCCTTGTCCTCAACTTTCTGGGAACTAGCATTCTTGGTCTGCAAAATGAGACCCAGAAGCAGGCCACTAGTGTGAAGAATACTATCATATTTAATGCATTTGTCTTCTGCCAA ATTTTTAACGAGTTCAATGCTCGAAAGCCTGAGGAAATAAATATCTTCAGTGGAGTGACTAAGAACTACCTCTTTATGGGAATAATAGGAATTACATTAGTACTTCAG ATACTGATCATTATGTTCCTCGGAAAGTTTACAAAAACAGTGAGACTATCATGGCAGCAATGGCTTATATGCTTGGGTATTGCCATTGTCAG TTGGCCTCTTGCTGTTATTGGAAAACTAATTCCGGTCTCGAAGACACCATTGGGCGAGTACTTCAGTCGGCCAATTAAGCGATGCAGAAATTCTCGTAACTCCTAA
- the LOC117620735 gene encoding calcium-transporting ATPase 9, plasma membrane-type-like isoform X3, with product MDVERRKNVFGSNTYPRKKGRSFLGFLWEAWQDLTLIILIIAAVVSLVLGIKTEGLAEGWYDGSSIFFAVFLVIVVTAISDYRQSLQFQNLNAEKENIQLEVMRGGRIVKISIFDIVVGDVIPLRIGDQVPADGILITGHSLAIDESSMTGESKIVHKDQKTPFLMSGCKVADGVGTMLVTGVGINTEWGLLMASISEDNGEETPLQVRLNGVATFIGIVGLSVAVLVLAVLWGRYFTGNSRDADGTVQFIAGQTSTGKAIDGAVKVFTIAVTIVVVAVPEGLPLAVTLTLAYSMKKMMADKALVRRLSACETMGSATTICSDKTGTLTLNQMTVVEAYVGKKKINLPDDSSQLHPQVSTLLSEGIAQNTTGNVFEPKQGGEVEISGSPTEKAILSWAVKLGMKFDFIRSESTVLHVFPFNSEKKRGGVALKQTDSKVHIHWKGAAEIVLASCTEYLDSNGCSQNINEDKEFFKAAIDDMAASSLRCVAIAYRSYELDKVPTEEEDLSQWALPEDNLVLLGIIGIKDPCRPGVKDAVRLCTEAGVKVRMVTGDNLQTAKAIALECGILVSLEDATEPNIIEGKTFRALSEKEREQVAKIITVMGRSSPNDKLLLVQALRKGGDVVAVTGDGTNDAPALHEADIGLSMGIQGTEVAKESSDIIILDDNFASVVKVVRWGRSVYANIQKFIQFQLTVNVAALVINVVAAVSSGRVPLNAVQLLWVNLIMDTLGALALATEPPTDNLMHRTPVGRREPLITNIMWRNLLIQAMYQVAVLLVLNFLGTSILGLQNETQKQATSVKNTIIFNAFVFCQIFNEFNARKPEEINIFSGVTKNYLFMGIIGITLVLQILIIMFLGKFTKTVRLSWQQWLICLGIAIVSWPLAVIGKLIPVSKTPLGEYFSRPIKRCRNSRNS from the exons ATGGAtgtagaaagaagaaagaatgttTTTGGATCCAATACATATCCTCGGAAAAAAGGGCGGAGTTTCTTG GGGTTTCTTTGGGAAGCTTGGCAAGACTTAACTCTTATAATCTTGATCATAGCTGCAGTGGTGTCATTGGTTCTTGGAATAAAAACTGAG GGTCTTGCTGAAGGATGGTATGATGGATCAAGCATTTTCTTTGCTGTTTTCCTTGTTATAGTTGTTACAG CTATTAGTGATTATCGGCAATCTCTTcagtttcaaaatttaaatgcggaaaaggaaaatatacaACTGGAG GTCATGAGAGGTGGTAGAATAGTAAAGATTTCGATATTTGATATTGTGGTTGGTGATGTTATACCTCTCAGAATAGGCGATCAG GTCCCTGCTGATGGAATCTTAATAACTGGTCATTCTCTTGCCATTGATGAATCTAGCATGACTGGTGAAAGCAAGATT GTTCACAAGGATCAGAAGACACCTTTCTTAATGTCAGGTTGCAAAGTGGCTGATGGAGTGGGTACTATGCTG GTAACTGGTGTTGGAATCAACACTGAATGGGGATTGTTGATGGCAAGTATCTCAGAGGATAACGGCGAAGAAACTCCTTTACag GTGCGCTTGAATGGAGTTGCAACTTTTATTGGCATAGTTGGGCTTTCAGTAGCTGTTTTGGTGCTTGCTGTCCTGTGGGGCAG atACTTCACTGGAAATTCAAGAGATGCAGATGGAACCGTCCAATTTATAGCTGGCCAGACTAGCACTGGCAAAGCTATAGATGGAGCAGTAAAAGTGTTTACCATTGCC GTCACCATTGTGGTTGTTGCAGTTCCTGAAGGGCTACCTTTGGCTGTTACCCTGAC GCTAGCATACtcaatgaagaaaatgatggcAGATAAGGCATTG GTGCGTAGACTGTCAGCCTGTGAAACTATGGGCTCAGCAACAACAATATGTAGTGATAAAACTGGGACATTGACTTTGAACCAG ATGACTGTGGTTGAAGCATATGTTgggaaaaagaagataaatctGCCAGACGATTCCTCACAGTTGCATCCACAAGTTTCCACTCTGCTAAGTGAGGGCATTGCACAAAATACCACTGGCAACGTATTTGAGCCAAAG caGGGTGGTGAAGTAGAGATTTCTGGGTCTCCTACAGAAAAGGCTATACTTTCATGGGCAGTCAAG TTGGGGATGAAGTTTGATTTTATCAGATCAGAGTCTACGGTTCTTCATGTTTTCCCTTTCAACTCAGAGAAAAAGCGAGGTGGTGTTGCACTAAAACAG ACTGACTCTAAAGTTCATATACATTGGAAAGGGGCAGCAGAGATAGTTTTAGCCTCGTGTACAGAGTATCTTGACTCAAATGGTTGCTCGCAGAATATTAACGAAGATAAG GAATTTTTCAAGGCAGCTATTGATGACATGGCAGCAAGCAGTTTGCGATGTGTTGCCATTGCATACAGATCATATGAATTGGACAAAGTTCCAACTGAGGAAGAGGATTTAAGTCAATGGGCTTTACCAGAAGATAACCTTGTTTTGCTTGGTATTATTGGTATAAAG GATCCTTGTCGTCCTGGTGTTAAAGATGCAGTGAGACTATGCACAGAAGCTGGTGTTAAG GTACGGATGGTCACTGGAGACAATCTTCAGACTGCAAAAGCAATCGCATTAGAGTGTGGAATACTAGTTTCACTCGAAGATGCTACTGAGCCTAATATCATTGAAGGAAAAACATTCCGTGCATTAtctgaaaaagaaagggaacaAGTTGCCAAGATAATAACA GTAATGGGCAGATCTTCCCCTAATGACAAGTTGCTACTTGTGCAAGCATTACGTAAGGGTGGTGATGTTGTCGCAGTAACAGGAGATGGCACTAATGATGCTCCCGCACTTCATGAG GCAGATATTGGTCTTTCTATGGGCATTCAAGGAACTGAAGTTGCAAAAGAAAGTTCTGATATCATTATTTTGGATGATAACTTTGCTTCTGTTGTAAAG GTTGTTCGCTGGGGACGTTCTGTGTATGCAAATATTCAGAAATTTATCCAATTCCAACTTACTGTTAATGTTGCAGCTCTTGTAATTAATGTTGTGGCAGCGGTATCCTCTGGTCGTGTCCCATTAAATGCTGTACAG CTTCTGTGGGTTAACTTGATCATGGATACTCTAGGAGCACTTGCATTGGCTACTGAGCCACCTACAGACAACCTTATGCATAGAACACCAGTTGGCCGAAG GGAACCTCTTATAACGAACATCATGTGGAGGAACTTACTCATTCAG GCTATGTATCAAGTTGCTGTCCTCCTTGTCCTCAACTTTCTGGGAACTAGCATTCTTGGTCTGCAAAATGAGACCCAGAAGCAGGCCACTAGTGTGAAGAATACTATCATATTTAATGCATTTGTCTTCTGCCAA ATTTTTAACGAGTTCAATGCTCGAAAGCCTGAGGAAATAAATATCTTCAGTGGAGTGACTAAGAACTACCTCTTTATGGGAATAATAGGAATTACATTAGTACTTCAG ATACTGATCATTATGTTCCTCGGAAAGTTTACAAAAACAGTGAGACTATCATGGCAGCAATGGCTTATATGCTTGGGTATTGCCATTGTCAG TTGGCCTCTTGCTGTTATTGGAAAACTAATTCCGGTCTCGAAGACACCATTGGGCGAGTACTTCAGTCGGCCAATTAAGCGATGCAGAAATTCTCGTAACTCCTAA